The genomic segment GTTGTTTCGTTCGTGCAGATTACACAAGATTGCTCTGGTCACAACTGCGTTTCTCTCTGCGCGTGTTCCGGTGCCACAGATACTTGAGAGTGCTGCAGGCGCTGTTGTTTTACCCCGCTTTAGACAATTTGCATGGATAATCTTAGGTTTAGTGAATCTTGGCATGGAGCTCTTTCTTATGGAAATTAAGTCAGGTAGTCTATCGTTTGGTTTATGTAGTTCTTGTAGGCAACATTCTTTTCGATTTTCAAGTTGGCTACACAAACTGACATTGTGTATAGACAAACGTCGTTAACGAACTGTTTGTTTTTTCTTACACAAATTTTTTCGGTATGCTGACATTTAGTGTTTGCACATTGCTTGATTATTTAAATTATGTAGTCTCGCATTTTTATCATTAAATGTGTACCTTCTGCTAAGCAAATGTAcgcgatatagtcattgcttatcATAGCTGTAAGATTGGAATACAATACACGGATTTGCGCAATCGAAATTTTCAAAGTTCTGAGGTGGGTTCTTTAAATGTGGTTACCGCCGCCTATTGTGGTTATGCGCTCCGGCTAAATTTAGCTCGCTTACTCGGGAAGCTGTACTGCAAGTCTTCAAGGGTCATttagatgttgttgttgttgatgatgatgatgatgattggattTTTTTATGACGCAAGGGCGCCGTTTAAATGACAAGCATCTTTGGCGTATCTCCGCGGCACCTGTTACATGGCCAAAAACCGATCCAGAAATCGAGGTGGCGAAACATTTTGCGGCTACAAAATTTCTGTCGTTGAAGCAATCAACCGATTACTGTAGTTGGGAACCCTGCCAAAAATTGGGAGGACCCTAAAGAAAAAACGTAGAGAGCGAGTAGTACACGACAAAGTGGGGGAAAAAAAGGGAGCCGGATGTCATCAGGGTTCCAGTTTACTAAGAAATTGAATAACACATATGATAACAACGGGCTGTTTCACGTCTACACGTCCATGCAAGAGTATGGCTAACTACAGCATTAAGTTTTATGCAGTAATACATCCGAAACGTTCTCTTTCTTGGGACAGGTGGTCACTGTTTCAGGACTGACAAGAAATCACAAACAATAGAATTACGAACTGTGGCATTCGAATAGACACAAAAAAGGACGGCTGCCCTATGGTCATCCACCCTTTGTATATAGTTATAATAAGTAGCATGTCCCATCTTCTGGCTCATAATTACACAATAATGGTCCGCCTACCTTTGTTTACTACGATTCGTCACTGTATCTTGAGTTTTGTGCCCTAGCAATGTAGACCTATTAAAACGTTCCACAAACGATAACGACAATTCATCGACAAGACTAGAGGAGATAAAAAAAGTTAGTGAGAACTTTAGGCTAGAGGCTTGATTCTAAAACCAAAAAAGTATGTGGCAGGGAAGGTACGTCTAAATTGGGCGATTCGTCCAAGGCGTCACAATGGTCCAAAAGTTTCGTGACGGAACTCATGGCGCGAAATTGTTGTCGCAGCACGACAGGGTTCAAAATATGCGCATATAACGTCAGTGGGCATTATGTACAATGCGAAAAAGACACTGAAGACATGTCGTGACCGCATGCTTGTGTCGCCACAGTAGTAGTTAGATTGTGTGGCTCAGTCGAAATAAAGGCACTTCAACGCTGGGTTCATGGGTGAACCAGTCGGACACTGGAAGGCTCGAGCGAAAGCCGGGAAGTTGCTGACGGCCTTGTTGCAGTCTCCCGTCAGAGCCCTGACTGGGCCGGCTCGGGTACACACGCTGAAGCAGGCTGTAATAAAGAACACCTGCGCAAAAATGAGAAATAACGAAAAAAGCTTACAATTCGCAATGTGACACCACACACACAAAGAGCGAATGAAATGCCGGAAACTTCTTTTGAGTAAGAATACCTCATCATTAAGAGCCTTTGCTCCAACACTCTAACAGCACACCATCCCTGCTTCTACACGAGCCCGGACGGTCTCCTCCAGAGGAGTGGTATTCCGCAAAATTGAACACACTTTTAGAGTGAAGGTACGCAAGGCTGAACGTTCGAATAGTGCGAATACTTGTGATACGTCAAGCTCTCGACACTACGCGAGCATGATTGCGCCCGATGGCCGGCAGCAATAgacgatgacaacgacgacgTGATGCGAGTTTGGCACGGGCACCACGTCgtcaagaacaagaacaaaagaacaagaacaaaagaagaaCAGGCGCCAGTTGGCCAAGGACTCGAGGTGCAAACGGAGAAGGAGATGAACAAAGGAAAATGAGAGAGGGCAGGGAGAGCGGAGGAGACACGTCGGCGGCTGCAAGAAGGGAAGGCGGCTATGGTGCGGAGATGCGACCTTGACGGGCGCCTGGACCTAGGCTTGCGAGGGCCTCTGCCTAGCCAGCCAAACAGTTCCCGTCGACCTCGCGCCTTGTTTGCAGCAAGCAGCGGTATGCACGGCCGTTACGGCTCTCCTAAAGCTGGGCGACGGGGCTCGAAAAAGCGGGCTGTTGGCTGCCTGGGCCCGGACCGTAATTGCTCCCATACGATCGCTGCTGCTTGTCTTCTCTGGAGCCTGGGACGCCCCGCTATGTCTACTTCCACGACTGCAAGGTGACAGTAGAGCGCATTGTCATGAAGACCGCCCGTATCTAGCTACTCAGCTCCGCCTACTGCCTCATTAGGCTCGCGCCATCCGGAACTGGATTGCTCAAAGGCTATCATAACTGGTGACTTCGGTATTTGCTCaggactttcttttcctttgttatCCTTTGATAACTGAGAAAACTGTTCGTTGACTCCCTAGTTTATTAATGTGTCACATGCCTTAACCATCCTTCTGCATTTCATGTGTAATATTAGTTCAGGGTAACTCTTGAGTTTGTGTGGTGTTTTGACAAAGAGTGTCGGTTTCTGTTATCGATGAAGTCACCTTTAGTGCTTTTGCAAGCAGCCTCCTACATTTATTAACATCACTGAGGTTTTAGTACCTCGTATGCACTCATTTAATTGATCCCTTAAAAGGACCTCATCACCGACAAATAATAAGTACTCTAGAGCCAATCAGAAACTCGCACAGTACctgaaaaaaggaagagaaggaagaagaaatggAACAGGAGGAGCGCGAGAACAGCGAGACAAGACAGAAGAGGCCGCCACTACATCGGGTGCTTGGAGGAAGCTGTCGGGTTGGGACCCGAGCTTCGCGACTCCGACTGAGCCAGGGTGATTTCCTGCGGGAATTGCGACGTCCTCTTCCCTGCATCCAGTGGAAGTGGTACACCTGACGTAACTACCTGGCGTTTGCCCGGAGGGTCACTACGAAACACTGCGAGCTCCGTCGCCACGGTTCCTCTGATTGGGCAGCCTTTCCACCTGGGACTCAGCCCTTCGCAAACCATCATCCGTGCCACTGGTGACCAATCTTTCTATCCGCTTTCCTCCCACGCTTcacgtcacattctatcagcaCCTTGCATGAACTTATAATGCCTTTCTTGTTCCAATTTGTTGTTAACGTGTGCTAGTATGCTTGACTCAGTTTTCTCACTTTTACTTGTGTGCTTTGCTGGGAATATAGATTTTTTTCTCGTGCTATAACGGGTTCGTGTTCTGACGTTACGCTTAGGCTTGGCCTGAATAGTGACATCGGTTCCCAAAGGACCTCTCAACAATAATTTCCGACAAAGAATTAAACATAGTGCAAGGAATCATTCCCGAGAAGTCGCCAGCCAGCATTTTATGCACTCCAAGAAACGCCAGACGCAGATGTGAATTATAAGGAAAACTAAGCTTAGCAGTAATGTGAACTGAGGAAGCTGGTAGTTGTTCTTCGTTAGCTTTTCATCCCGTGTGTCTTGTGGTCATGTGGTTTCTGTTTAGTACTTGCGTAGCTTTCTTATTCGCGCAGAAAAATTACCGAGGCAAAAACTAATTTAATGTTGAGTTAGCCATTTTTGCTTCTACTTCTGTTCTTTGTGTTGCTCTGACCCGGAGGTGATACGGGAGCACCCACTCTGTCACTGACAGAGTGCTGCTTACTTCAGCACTCAGGTTGCGTCTGAGGGATTGATGCAATTTTGTTGCTTCATTCGAATATCTCTACCCTTCTGATTGGCGTTACCTTTTCCACGATTTCTCCAAGTGATTCCTCAAATCTCACCCGCTGGTCCGTCACAATCCACGATCTTTCTCCTCTTCTTATGCGTTGGCCTCTCCCCTATCCCAACCGCGGCCAGGTGACTTGAAATACCCAAAGgaagtaggca from the Dermacentor variabilis isolate Ectoservices chromosome 9, ASM5094787v1, whole genome shotgun sequence genome contains:
- the LOC142558143 gene encoding uncharacterized protein LOC142558143 translates to MRHHQHCPQGSKNSLSITHRYFAEGDHHPLERTSQYRPVGPCQQNLEPWTLSSKVFFITACFSVCTRAGPVRALTGDCNKAVSNFPAFARAFQCPTGSPMNPALKCLYFD